From the Cryptomeria japonica chromosome 2, Sugi_1.0, whole genome shotgun sequence genome, one window contains:
- the LOC131071397 gene encoding pentatricopeptide repeat-containing protein At2g13600, with the protein MKQKQIHCFLSFKSIQQNKHIQYFSAAAQSHLVESGKLNNVLNDSTQGRIEVDVRTSRKILEEGRSLHAAIIKIGFELEILWQNHILNVYAKCRRIRDARQVFDKMPERNLVSWSAMVTGYAQNGCGEEAVKVFREMQREGINPSEFAYASVSRACASLAIAEEGDEIHAQAIKTGYNLNVFVGSALVDMYAKCGIMENARKLFDRLPQRNVVSWTGIIAGYLQDRNEIEVLNLFWQMQKAGTKPNQFTSSCVLSACANLQALEEGKQVHSDVIKSGLELDIFVGNSLIDMYAKCTRLEDARQVFEMMPEKDVISWNAMIAAYSQNNQGEEAMKMFRRMQWAVVKQDEIRFSAVLGACASLAALRYGKQIHSNIIKSGLESDLYAGNALVDMYAKCGGVEDACQVFNLMQEHDVVSWNAVILGCAQHGHGKKAIQLFGEMQEAGVEPDHVTFISVLSACNHSGLVDEGRRYFNSMTQEYGIARRIEHHACMIDLLGRARHLDEAYNLIVSMPFEPDSRMWGSLIGACRIHRNIELGIIAAESLLDLEPQNAGIRVLLSNIYAEAGRWDDVRKVRKMMKDTRVVKEPGQSWIEIKESVHVFYAEDQSLLQT; encoded by the coding sequence ATGAAGCAGAAGCAGATCCACTGCTTCTTATCTTTCAAATCAATACAACAAAATAAACATATTCAGTATTTCTCAGCTGCAGCACAATCCCATCTAGTTGAGTCGGGAAAGTTGAATAATGTATTAAATGATAGTACGCAAGGGAGAATTGAAGTTGACGTTCGTACAAGCAGGAAAATCCTCGAGGAAGGAAGAAGTCTGCACGCTGCCATTATTAAAATTGGTTTCGAATTGGAGATTCTTTGGCAAAATCATATTCTCAACGTATATGCCAAATgcagaagaataagagatgcacggcaagtgtttgacaaaatgccggAGAGAAATCTGGTGTCGTGGTCTGCAATGGTTACAGGATATGCCCAGAATGGATGTGGTGAGGAAGCTGTGAAGGTTTTTCGTGAAATGCAGCGAGAGGGTATAAATCCAAGCGAGTTCGCTTACGCGAGTGTTAGCAGGGCATGTGCCAGTCTTGCAATTGCTGAAGAGGGCGATGAAATTCATGCTCAAGCAATCAAAACTGGATATAACTTGAATGTTTTTGTGGGAAGTGCACTTGTTGACATGTATGCTAAATGTGGCATCATGGAGAACGCAAGAAAACTGTTTGATAGACTCCCTCAACGAAATGTTGTTTCATGGACTGGGATAATTGCAGGATATTTACAAGATAGAAATGAGATAGAGGTGCTGAACCTATTTTGGCAAATGCAGAAGGCTGGTACAAAACCAAACCAATTTACAAGCTCTTGTGTTCTTAGTGCGTGTGCCAACCTGCAAGCTTTGGAAGAGGGAAAGCAGGTACATAGTGATGTTATAAAATCTGGACTTGAGTTGGATATTTTTGTTGGGAATTCCCTTATTGACATGTACGCAAAATGTACTAGGCTAGAAGATGCACGGCAAGTATTCGAAATGATGCCTGAAAAAGATGTCATTtcgtggaatgcaatgattgctgcCTATTCGCAGAACAATCAAGGGGAGGAAGCCATGAAAATGTTTCGAAGGATGCAATGGGCAGTAGTGAAGCAAGACGAAATCAGATTCTCTGCTGTTCTGGGGGCTTGTGCGAGCTTAGCAGCTTTACGATATGGCAAGCAAATTCATTCCAATATCATTAAAAGTGGCCTCGAATCAGACCTGTATGCCGGGAATGCCCTtgttgacatgtatgcaaaatgtgggggAGTAGAAGATGCATGCCAAGTATTTAACTTGATGCAAGAACATgacgtggtctcatggaatgcagtCATTTTAGGATGTGCACAGCATGGGCATGGGAAGAAAGCAATTCAACTTTTTGGGGAAATGCAAGAAGCCGGCGTAGAGCCGGATCATGTTACTTTTATCTCTGTGCTTTCTGCATGTAATCATTCCGGCCTGGTGGATGAAGGTCGTCGTTACTTTAATTCCATGACTCAAGAATATGGCATTGCACGAAGAATAGAACACCATGCTTGCATGATTGATCTTCTTGGTAGAGCAAGGCACTTGGATGAAGCCTACAATCTGATAGTCTCAATGCCCTTTGAACCCGATAGTCGCATGTGGGGATCTTTGATTGGAGCATGCAGAATCCACAGAAATATAGAGCTTGGAATAATTGCTGCAGAATCTCTGCTAGACTTGGAGCCACAGAATGCTGGTATACGTGTGTTGCTTTCAAACATATATGCTGAAGCTGGCAGGTGGGATGATGTAAGAAAAGTGCGAAAAATGATGAAAGACACTAGGGTTGTAAAGGAACCAGGACAAAGCTGGATTGAGATCAAGGAATCTGTGCATGTATTCTATGCAGAAGACCAATCACTTTTGCAAACATAA